The Vigna unguiculata cultivar IT97K-499-35 chromosome 6, ASM411807v1, whole genome shotgun sequence genome contains a region encoding:
- the LOC114188130 gene encoding peptide-N(4)-(N-acetyl-beta-glucosaminyl)asparagine amidase: MVARTFQVVHDDTDFDINYDTDDGFEVFQFQLYSLTSVPPHQQKIFGAEQDTPVTTDSDLIAISEKLRLVSVKDAEPEPEPEPEPRYSDLLKSDEELARLLQAEEEALLLQQYMSSENPREFDSRVRSYISQVRMYEDPTRQEAARKSVPVEELEEKALVSLAKEGNFKPSKIEQDHAFMLQLLFWFKKSFRWVNSPSCHDCGKETAGQGMTSPLPSEILYGASRVELYRCTFCSKLTRFPRYNDPMKLVETREGRCGEWANCFTLYCRAFGYDSRLILDFTDHVWTECFSQFLGRWMHLDPCEGIYDQPLLYEKGWGKKLNYVIAIAKDGVYDVTKRYTRKWHEVLSRRIMLTEPSASSVLRNITEEIRRGLPSELISIIQARDMEENEELERSLHANDDESLSLPGRRSGNEEWRKSRLEIGSDELSSSKCPVRLCIDEHVTRIYNAFHAVLDHFVGEELTKSEAVEVLRITKGILLDLHNSPYKNRRTSINSVLNKPKFQKLFPSFDDLLGALSLEKKVNTDGTVEIGLVADPVVTSLALPVALDALDDMIYNLDKCENYGKDMFLLPLPKLNRIHSGSVLASSEELPFGIITSAFDGIRLSKWEEPNGARGCWIVYRTFDYKMFELVAYDLMSANDAPERDPMDWILEGSSDKGISWQVLDKQTSQFFEDRFQRKTYKINSASFPCNVFRFRFLAVRDVHSTSRLQIGSIDLYAKST; the protein is encoded by the exons ATGGTGGCGCGGACGTTTCAGGTGGTTCACGACGACACTGACTTTGATATCAATTATGACACAGACGATGGCTTCGAA GTTTTTCAGTTTCAACTTTATTCCCTCACTTCCGTTCCACCTCATCAGCAAAAG ATTTTTGGAGCCGAACAAGATACTCCAGTCACCACTGATTCTGATCTCATCGCCATTTCTGAAAAACTACGACTCGTCTCGGTTAAGGACGCCGAACCGGAACCGGAACCGGAACCGGAACCAAGATATTCCGATTTGTTGAAGTCCGATGAGGAATTGGCCAGACTCTTGCAG GCAGAGGAGGAAGCGCTTTTGTTGCAGCAATATATGTCTAGCGAAAATCCTCGAGAATTTGATAGTAGAGTGCGGTCCTACATTAGTCAAGTTCGCATG TATGAGGATCCAACGCGCCAGGAGGCTGCTCGGAAGTCTGTTCCTGTAGAAGAGCTTGAGGAGAAAGCTTTGGTCTCTTTGGCTAAG GAGGGGAACTTCAAGCCGTCGAAAATAGAACAAGATCATGCTTTCATGCTGCAGCTGCTTTTCTGGTTCAAAAAATCCTTCAG ATGGGTGAATTCACCATCATGTCACGATTGTGGTAAAGAAACTGCAGGCCAGGGCATGACTTCTCCACTTCCTTCTGAGATACTTTATGGAGCTTCCAGGGTTGAACTCTATCG TTGTACCTTTTGCTCCAAACTTACTCGCTTCCCTCGGTACAATGATCCAATGAAG CTTGTGGAAACAAGAGAGGGCCGCTGTGGAGAATGGGCCAATTGCTTTACTCTCTATTGTCGAGCTTTTGGCTATGATTCACGTCTG ATCTTGGACTTTACGGATCATGTTTGGACAGAGTGCTTCTCTCAATTCTTGGGCAG ATGGATGCATCTTGACCCATGTGAAGGAATCTATGACCAACCATTATTATATGAAAAAGG GTGGgggaaaaagttaaattatgtaATAGCCATAGCAAAAGATGGGGTTTATGACGTTACCAAACGATATACAAGGAAGTGGCATGAG gTTCTGTCTCGCCGTATTATGCTTACAGAGCCTTCTGCATCATCTGTATTACGTAATATAACAGAAGAAATTCGAAGAGGCCTTCCATctgaactaatttcaattattCAAGCTCGTGATatggaagaaaatgaagaacttGAGAGGAGTTTACATGCTAATGATGACGAGTCATTATCATTACCAGGAAGACGAAGTGGGAATGAGGAATGGCGCAAATCCAGGTTAGAGATTGGTTCGGATGAGCTGAGCTCTTCTAAATGCCCAGTTCGTTTGTGCATAGATGAACATGTGACAAGGATTTACAATGCATTTCATGCTGTCCTTGATCATTTCGTTGGGGAAGAACTAACAAAGTCAGAAGCTGTTGAAGTACTCAGGATTACCAAAGGAATTCTTTTGGATCTTCACAATTCCCCTTATAAAAATAGAAGGACCTCCATTAATTCAGTTCTAAATAAACCGAAATTTCAAAAACTGTTTCCATCTTTTGATGACTTACTTGGTGCGCTTTCACTAGAGAAAAAAGTGAATACAGATGGGACAGTTGAAATTGGTTTGGTCGCTGACCCTGTTGTTACTTCTTTAGCATTGCCTGTTGCTCTGGATGCTCTGGATGACATGATTTACAATCTTGACAAGTGTGAAAACTACGGCAAAGATATGTTTCTGCTGCCACTTCCAAAGTTAAATAGAATACATTCGGGTTCAGTGTTGGCAAGTTCAGAGGAGTTGCCTTTTGGGATT aTAACATCAGCATTTGATGGAATTCGATTATCTAAATGGGAAGAACCAAATGGAGCAAGAG GTTGTTGGATCGTATATAGAACGTTTGATTACAAGATGTTTGAGCTTGTAGCGTATGATTTGATGTCAGCCAATGATGCACCGGAAAGGGATCCAATGGACTG GATTCTTGAAGGTAGCAGTGATAAGGGGATCAGCTGGCAAGTTTTGGACAAGCAAACCTCTCAGTTCTTTGAAGACCGTTTCCAGCGTAAAACGTACAAAATCAATTCCGCAAGCTTTCCGTGTAATGTTTTCAG GTTTAGGTTTCTGGCAGTCAGAGATGTTCATTCTACTTCCCGGCTGCAAATCGGTAGCATTGACCTCTATGCGAAATCTACATAA
- the LOC114187438 gene encoding probable aldo-keto reductase 1, giving the protein MAQSVKIPRVKLGTQGLEVSKLGYGCMGLTGAYNDPLREDEGISVIKHAFDQGITFFDTADIYGVDHANEILVGKALKQLPREKIQIATKFGITKIDSSGMSVKGTPEYVRSCCEGSLERLGVEYIDLYYQHRVDLSVPIEDTVGELKKLVEEGKVRYIGLSEASPDTIRRAHAVHPITAVQMEWSLWTRDIEEEIVPLCRELGIGIVPYSPLGRGFFGGKGVLETVSTVSSLMRHPRFQTENLDKNKRLYEKIEELAAKHHCTPSQLALAWMLHQGNDVAPIPGTTKIKNLDQNIGGVSLKLAESELREISEAVPIEGVAGNRHYYGLASFAWTIANTPPKDPRV; this is encoded by the exons ATGGCGCAGAGTGTGAAAATTCCTCGTGTGAAACTCGGAACTCAAGGCCTTGAG GTTTCGAAGTTGGGATACGGTTGTATGGGTCTCACTGGAGCTTACAATGATCCACTTCGCGAAGATGAAGGCATATCTGTTATCAAACATGCATTCGATCAAGGAATCACTTTTTTTGACACTGCTGATATTTATGGGGTCGACCATGCTAACGAGATTTTGGTCGGAAAG GCTCTGAAGCAGCTACCAAGAGAAAAGATCCAAATAGCTACTAAATTTGGCATAACAAAGATCGATTCTTCTGGAATGTCTGTTAAGGGCACACCAGAGTATGTGCGGTCATGCTGTGAAGGCAGCTTGGAACGTCTGGGTGTTGAGTACATTGATCTCTATTATCAGCACAGAGTGGACTTGTCAGTACCTATAGAAGATACA GTAGGTGAACTCAAGAAACTGGTGGAAGAGGGGAAAGTGAGGTATATTGGATTATCTGAAGCAAGTCCAGATACTATAAGGAGAGCACATGCTGTTCATCCCATCACTGCTGTTCAAATGGAGTGGTCCCTCTGGACTCGTGACATTGAGGAAGAGATTGTTCCTCTCTGCAG GGAGCTTGGCATTGGAATTGTACCATACAGCCCTCTTGGTCGAGGTTTTTTTGGTGGCAAAGGAGTTCTGGAAACTGTTTCAACTGTTAGCTCACTG ATGAGACATCCACGCTTCCAAACTGAGAACCTGGACAAGAACAAAAGATTGTATGAGAAAATAGAAGAACTTGCTGCGAAACACCACTGCACTCCTTCACAGTTGGCATTGGCATGGATGCTCCACCAAGGCAATGATGTTGCGCCTATTCCTG GCACTACTAAGATTAAGAACCTGGATCAAAACATTGGTGGGGTATCATTGAAATTAGCAGAAAGTGAGTTGAGAGAAATTTCTGAGGCAGTTCCCATTGAAGGCGTAGCAGGGAATCGACACTACTATGGATTAGCTAGTTTTGCATGGACTATTGCTAATACACCTCCAAAAGATCCCAGGGTCTAA
- the LOC114187985 gene encoding shikimate O-hydroxycinnamoyltransferase-like produces MSKMRVTLNSKLTVVSSRPVCSGKVHALSALDRGMGCHTLHVIFYYKNEDNWFKSFDLDPLRESLSEVLTQYPVLTGRLDRGESGEWEVKCNDAGVRTIKATVDSTLHEWLKSASDSEEKLLVTWDDMPEDPSTWSPFRIQINSFQEGGVAIGVSCSHMMADLTFIASFVKSWTEFHRHFPITHPPLIAPLSTGRHASSSSTKTSSATATATNFATATFKFSGSTMKQCLSKVHDWCPNATPFDFLAALFWTRVARVRPPKTQDQTHSLCICSDFRSLLKPPLPIGYLGNALKFSTLSQKVKDVELGGVVSAVHKHLEELSEEASNEGKRVYGSELTCVCMEHLMVEEDQESLLYGAVFGNNEKPVHVSCRVGNVESEGLIMVMPCSEGGLSRSVTVMLAEEEVAELNKDEAIMELEPVMVLAGCEMEH; encoded by the exons ATGTCGAAGATGAGGGTAACCCTGAACTCAAAACTAACGGTTGTGTCAAGCAGACCCGTTTGTTCGGGTAAGGTTCACGCTCTATCAGCGCTGGACCGTGGCATGGGGTGCCACACTCTGCACGTTATATTCTACTACAAGAACGAGGATAACTGGTTCAAGTCCTTTGATTTGGACCCTTTGAGGGAATCCTTGTCGGAGGTTCTGACCCAGTACCCGGTTTTGACGGGTCGGTTGGATCGAGGGGAGAGTGGTGAATGGGAAGTGAAGTGCAATGATGCCGGCGTTAGGACCATAAAGGCCACTGTGGATTCCACCCTTCATGAATGGCTCAAATCTGCTTCTGACTCCGAGGAAAAGCTTCTGGTTACTTGGGATGATATGCCTGAGGATCCCTCCACTTGGTCACCCTTTCGAATTCAG ATAAACAGCTTCCAAGAAGGAGGTGTTGCTATAGGAGTAAGTTGCAGTCACATGATGGCAGATCTAACTTTCATTGCATCATTCGTTAAATCATGGACGGAATTTCACCGCCATTTTCCCATCACCCACCCTCCTTTGATCGCTCCACTTTCTACTGGCCGCCATGCATCATCGTCGTCCACAAAAACATCCTCTGCAACTGCAACTGCAACAAACTTTGCCACAGCCACCTTCAAGTTTTCAGGTTCAACCATGAAACAGTGCCTCTCCAAAGTCCATGACTGGTGCCCCAACGCCACCCCGTTCGACTTTCTGGCGGCTCTGTTTTGGACACGTGTTGCTCGTGTCAGACCTCCAAAAACTCAGGACCAAACTCACTCTCTATGCATCTGCAGCGACTTCAGGAGTCTCCTGAAACCTCCCCTCCCAATTGGGTACTTGGGAAACGCCTTGAAGTTTTCAACGCTCTCGCAGAAAGTGAAAGACGTGGAGCTGGGAGGCGTAGTTAGTGCAGTGCATAAGCATTTGGAAGAGCTTTCAGAGGAGGCTAGCAATGAAGGGAAACGCGTGTATGGGAGTGAGTTAACTTGTGTCTGCATGGAGCACTTGATGGTGGAGGAAGACCAGGAGTCGTTGTTATACGGTGCAGTGTTCGGAAATAACGAGAAACCAGTTCATGTTTCGTGTCGGGTGGGGAATGTGGAGAGCGAAGGTTTGATCATGGTGATGCCTTGCTCGGAAGGAGGGCTTTCGAGATCGGTGACGGTGATGCTGGCGGAGGAAGAGGTGGCGGAACTGAACAAAGATGAAGCTATAATGGAGTTGGAGCCGGTGATGGTTCTTGCTGGTTGTGAAATGGAGCATTGA
- the LOC114187984 gene encoding probable aldo-keto reductase 1 produces MANIPRVKLGSQGLEVSKLGFGCMGLTGVYNDPVPEEVGISIIKYAFSKGITFFDTSDVYGPRINEVLVGKALRDLPRDQIQIATKFGIVKMVSNNVIVDGSPEYVRSCCEGSLQRLGVSYIDLYYQHRVDTSVPIEDTMGELKKLVQEGKIRYIGLSEASPDTIRRAHAVHPITAVQMEWSLWTREIEEDIVPLCRELGIGIVPYSPLGRGFFGGKAVTESIPANSFLAFQPRLQGDNFDKNKILYSRIEKLAEKHGCTSSQLALAWILGQGDDVVPIPGTTKIKNLDSNIGSFEVKLSKDDLEEITEAVPISEVAGNRTTDAFFRCSWKFADTPPKP; encoded by the exons ATGGCAAATATTCCTCGAGTGAAGCTTGGAAGCCAAGGCCTGGAG GTTTCTAAGTTAGGATTTGGGTGTATGGGCCTAACTGGAGTGTACAATGATCCTGTTCCTGAAGAGGTTGGCATCTCTATAATCAAATACGCATTCAGCAAAGGGATCACTTTCTTCGATACTTCAGATGTTTATGGACCGCGAATCAATGAAGTTTTGGTCGGAAAG GCGCTCAGGGACTTGCCTCGAGACCAGATTCAGATTGCCACAAAGTTTGGGATCGTAAAAATGGTTTCCAATAATGTGATAGTGGACGGTTCTCCCGAATACGTTCGATCCTGTTGCGAGGGTAGCCTTCAACGCCTTGGTGTCAGCTACATTGATCTGTATTATCAGCACCGTGTTGACACCTCAGTACCAATTGAGGACACT ATGGGTGAGCTCAAAAAACTGGTCCAagaaggaaagataaggtacaTAGGGTTGTCGGAAGCAAGCCCTGACACAATTAGAAGGGCACATGCTGTTCATCCCATCACTGCTGTGCAAATGGAGTGGTCTCTTTGGACTCGTGAAATTGAGGAAGATATTGTTCCACTTTGCAG GGAGCTTGGAATTGGAATAGTGCCATATAGTCCCCTTGGCCGTGGATTTTTTGGTGGCAAGGCTGTCACAGAAAGTATACCTGCAAACAGTTTTCTG GCATTCCAACCAAGGTTACAAGGGGACAACTTTGACAAGAACAAAATCTTATATTCTAGGATAGAAAAGTTGGCAGAGAAGCACGGATGTACATCTTCACAACTTGCTCTCGCATGGATTCTTGGTCAGGGAGATGATGTGGTACCCATCCCCG GAACAACCAAGATAAAAAATCTTGATAGTAATATTGGTTCGTTTGAAGTGAAGCTGAGCAAAGATGATTTAGAGGAGATAACAGAGGCTGTACCAATATCTGAGGTAGCAGGGAATCGCACTACTGATGCATTTTTTAGATGTTCATGGAAGTTTGCGGATACCCCACCAAAACCATAA
- the LOC114188116 gene encoding putative B3 domain-containing protein At5g66980 isoform X1, giving the protein MEGLPLEFFKVFLIQKGSTQLQIPRSFTKFFNGIAPCKVVVEEHGGKYWDVKLEKMEGLLVFKNGWQEFVKEKNLEEGDFLVFQYDGKTTFTVKIFAKTGCRKVAASPSRVKVVPIVNLEEDSDEDSYKIQSNGVRKRPLPSSKANVKSEGACPFEGAQRKSKRVKEGKDKTNDEKPALAKHVPLENAHFQICFTSRYKLKRVELPRKLLKMRNIKLLKNITLRDENDESWPVLINSSNDRNYLGSGWLTFKKNKNIQEGSRCDFQFVVNKSNMAIELLVHVISKISK; this is encoded by the exons ATGGAGGGGCTTCCACTAGAATTCTTCAAAGTTTTTCTCATCCAGAAAGGTTCTACGCAGTTG CAAATACCAAGATCTTTTACCAAGTTTTTTAATGGAATCGCACCATGTAAGGTCGTTGTTGAAGAACACGGTGGAAAATATTGGGATGTTAAGTTGGAAAAAATGGAGGGTCTTTTGGTTTTCAAAAATGGGTGGCAGGAATTTGTGAAGGAGAAAAATCTAGAAGAAGGGGACTTTTTGGTTTTTCAGTATGATGGCAAAACTACGTTTACTGTGAAGATATTTGCGAAAACTGGGTGCAGGAAAGTGGCTGCATCTCCAAGCCGTGTAAAAGTTGTTCCCATTGTGAATTTGGAAGAAGATTCTGATGAGGATAGTTATAAAATCCAGAGCAATGGTGTACGGAAACGTCCACTGCCTAGTTCCAAAGCAAATGTGAAATCAGAGG GTGCATGTCCATTCGAAGGAGCTCAGCGCAAATCAAAAAGAGTGAAGGAAGGAAAAGATAAAACGAATGACGAGAAACCTGCTCTTGCAAAGCATGTTCCACTGGAGAATGCtcattttcaaatatgttttactTCTCGATATAAACTGAAAAGAGTG GAACTTCCTAGAAAATTGCTCAAAATGAGGAATATCAAGCTGCTAAAAAATATAACTCTCAGGGATGAGAATGACGAGTCATGGCCGGTGCTGATCAATTCTAGTAATGATCGTAATTATCTGGGAAGTGGATGGTTGACTtttaagaagaataaaaacattCAAGAAGGCTCTCGGTGTGATTTTCAATTTGTTGTTAACAAATCAAATATGGCCATAGAACTGCTTGTGCACGTGATATCGaagataagtaaatag
- the LOC114188116 gene encoding putative B3 domain-containing protein At5g66980 isoform X2 has product MEGLLVFKNGWQEFVKEKNLEEGDFLVFQYDGKTTFTVKIFAKTGCRKVAASPSRVKVVPIVNLEEDSDEDSYKIQSNGVRKRPLPSSKANVKSEGACPFEGAQRKSKRVKEGKDKTNDEKPALAKHVPLENAHFQICFTSRYKLKRVELPRKLLKMRNIKLLKNITLRDENDESWPVLINSSNDRNYLGSGWLTFKKNKNIQEGSRCDFQFVVNKSNMAIELLVHVISKISK; this is encoded by the exons ATGGAGGGTCTTTTGGTTTTCAAAAATGGGTGGCAGGAATTTGTGAAGGAGAAAAATCTAGAAGAAGGGGACTTTTTGGTTTTTCAGTATGATGGCAAAACTACGTTTACTGTGAAGATATTTGCGAAAACTGGGTGCAGGAAAGTGGCTGCATCTCCAAGCCGTGTAAAAGTTGTTCCCATTGTGAATTTGGAAGAAGATTCTGATGAGGATAGTTATAAAATCCAGAGCAATGGTGTACGGAAACGTCCACTGCCTAGTTCCAAAGCAAATGTGAAATCAGAGG GTGCATGTCCATTCGAAGGAGCTCAGCGCAAATCAAAAAGAGTGAAGGAAGGAAAAGATAAAACGAATGACGAGAAACCTGCTCTTGCAAAGCATGTTCCACTGGAGAATGCtcattttcaaatatgttttactTCTCGATATAAACTGAAAAGAGTG GAACTTCCTAGAAAATTGCTCAAAATGAGGAATATCAAGCTGCTAAAAAATATAACTCTCAGGGATGAGAATGACGAGTCATGGCCGGTGCTGATCAATTCTAGTAATGATCGTAATTATCTGGGAAGTGGATGGTTGACTtttaagaagaataaaaacattCAAGAAGGCTCTCGGTGTGATTTTCAATTTGTTGTTAACAAATCAAATATGGCCATAGAACTGCTTGTGCACGTGATATCGaagataagtaaatag
- the LOC114187465 gene encoding probable aldo-keto reductase 1: MANIPRVKLGSQGLEVSKLGFGCMGLTGVYNDPVPEEVGISIIKYAFSKGITFFDTSDFYGPHANEVLVGKALRDLPRDQVQIATKFGIVKMVSDNVIVNGSPEYVRSCCEGSLQRLGVSYIDLYYQHRVDTTVPIEDTMGELKKLVEEGKIRYIGLSEASPDTIRRAHAVHPITALQMEWSLWTREIELDIVPLCRELGIGLVPYSPLGRGFFGGKAIVESVPADSFLAIQPRLQGENFDKNKVLYSRIEKLAQKYGCTPSQLALAWILHQGDDLAPIPGTTKIKNLDSNISSCEVKLSENDLREITDAVPISEVAGDWTTDTFVRCSWKFANTPPKA; the protein is encoded by the exons ATGGCAAATATTCCTCGAGTGAAGCTTGGAAGCCAAGGTCTTGAG GTTTCTAAGTTGGGATTTGGGTGTATGGGTCTGACCGGAGTGTACAACGATCCTGTTCCGGAAGAGGTTGGCATCTCTATAATCAAATATGCATTCAGTAAAGGGATCACTTTCTTTGACACATCAGATTTTTATGGACCCCATGCCAATGAAGTTTTGGTCGGAAAG GCGCTCAGAGACTTGCCTCGAGATCAAGTTCAGATTGCCACAAAGTTTGGGATCGTGAAAATGGTTTCTGATAATGTGATAGTGAACGGTTCTCCTGAGTATGTTCGATCCTGTTGCGAGGGTAGCCTTCAACGCCTTGGTGTCAGTTACATTGATCTGTATTATCAGCACCGTGTCGATACCACAGTACCAATCGAGGACACT ATGGGTGAGTTGAAAAAGCTGGTCGAAGAGGGGAAGATAAGGTACATAGGATTGTCGGAAGCAAGTCCTGACACAATTAGGAGGGCACATGCAGTTCATCCCATCACTGCTCTGCAAATGGAGTGGTCCCTTTGGACTCGTGAAATTGAGCTGGATATTGTTCCACTTTGCAG GGAGCTTGGAATTGGATTAGTACCTTACAGTCCCCTTGGCCGTGGATTTTTTGGTGGCAAAGCTATTGTAGAAAGTGTACCTGCAGATAGTTTTCTG GCAATTCAACCAAGGTTACAAGGGGAAAACTTCGACAAGAACAAAGTCTTATATTCCAGGATAGAAAAGTTGGCACAGAAGTATGGATGTACACCTTCACAACTTGCTCTTGCATGGATTCTTCATCAAGGAGATGACTTGGCACCAATCCCCG GAACAACTAAGATAAAAAATCTTGATAGTAATATCAGTTCATGTGAAGTGAAGCTGAGCGAAAATGATTTGAGAGAGATTACAGATGCTGTACCAATATCTGAGGTGGCTGGAGATTGGACAACTGATACATTTGTTAGATGTTCATGGAAGTTTGCTAATACTCCACCAAAAGCATAG